In Phycisphaerae bacterium RAS2, the DNA window GCGGTGTTGCCCTGTAGTGCCATCATCTTGTCCCAACTGAAGAGGTAGTCGGTGTTTCGATTCTGGCAGAGGTCGGCGTATTTCACCGAGCCGACGCCGATGGTCTCGGCGATGTCGCGGATCTCGGCCTCGCTGAAGCCGCGCTTTCGATCCGGGTCGGATTCGGATTGGCGAACCAGCGCCTCGGCCCGCTGAACCGCTTCCTCCAGCAGGTCCTTGAGTTTGACGGAATCACCGCTGCGCGTGCGAAGCATCTTCTTGTCGCTGCCGAGCACCGAACCGAACGCGACATGCTCGAGGCGGACGTCCCCTTGCGGCCGATGCGTCCAGCCCATTGCATGAGCCGTCGGAAAGAGCATGTCGAAATGGAGTTTCTGCGGTGCGCCGACGACGTAGATCGCGCGATCAGCGCCGAGTCCGCCGCGGAAGGGCGGGCGCGTGAGCGTGTCAGCCAGCGCCGGCGTGCGCAAGCGAACCGGGTTTCGTTTCGGATGGGCGATTCGATAGAGGACGCCCGCGAGGTCGGTGGTGGCGTAGAGCGTTGCGCCGTCGGATTTCTGGATGATCATCGGCAGCGGGTCGCCCTGGGGCCCTTTGAAGGCCGGCGAACCGTCGGGCTTGGTCAGGAAGACGCACAACGCGCCCTGATCGCGACGGCAGACGGCACGGAGCGCGCCGGTTTGGCCATCGGCCGACTGAAGCGACGCGACGACTTCATCCATTACCCCCGCCAGCAGCGGCTCATAGAAGCTCTCGCCACAGACATCGCCGTCGGAGAGCAGAACGCCGAGTTTCTGGTACACCGCGTTGCAGTCGCGCAGGGTGATTTCGATGGCGATTTCGCGAGCGAGGCGTTCCTGTGCATCCTGCTGGCCGCCGCGCTGCATCATCTGCGCCACGTCGCGCGGGTCTTTGAGTACCGCGGCGAACTCCGTCCCGGCGGCTTCCTTCGTGAGCGTGTTGAGGTAAAGGTATCCCGCTTCGATATCGACGAGCGTCAGTAGCGCCTGCGCGCGGCAGTCGTGAAGGAACGGTTCGAAGATGCGCTTGCCGTCCTGATCGGCCTCGTAGTCGGCCTTGGATCGCTCGGCGACATTCTTGAGATAGGCTAGTTTCGCTTCACCGCCGCTCCCGATGGCGGTGCGCAGTTCGGCGATGGCGCGCGGCAGATAGCCCGGCGCTTCGCCGCGGTGCCGGGCCATGGCGGCGTGCCACATGCCGAGGATGACCATGCCGAACTGGGTGCCCCAGTCGCCGAGGTGGTTTTGTCGGACAACATCGTGCCCCTGAAAGGAAAGGACGCGCGCGAAGACATCGCCGATGGCGGTCGTGCGCAGGTGGCCGACGTGCATCTGCTTGGCGACGTTGGGCGAGGAGTAATCAACGACAACGGTCTGTTTTCGAGCGGCATCCACCGCGTCGATGCCGAGGCGGTCGTCTCCGGCAGCCGGCGCGGAGGGGATCGACCCGAGCGAGGCAGCCAGGGCCGCGTTCTTCAGGCGAAGGTTGATGAACCCCGGGCCGGCGATCTCCGGTGTTTCGAGCAGTTCCATCGCGGCGGACGGCAGGGCGGCGACAATGGCGGCGGCCGCGTCGCGCGGTTTCATGCCGAGTTTCTTGGCGAGACCCATCGCGACATTGGATTGATAATCGCCGAGTTTGGCATCGGTCGATGTGCGCACAAGCGGATCGGCCCCGGCGGCCTGTTCGCCGAAGGCGGCGACCATCGCGGCGGTGACGAGCGACTCAATTTGCCGGAGGAGCGACTGCATGAACGTTCGAGTCTCGTCTCCGCGAAGAAGGCTTCGTTCCATTCGCACT includes these proteins:
- the argS gene encoding Arginine--tRNA ligase, which translates into the protein MQSLLRQIESLVTAAMVAAFGEQAAGADPLVRTSTDAKLGDYQSNVAMGLAKKLGMKPRDAAAAIVAALPSAAMELLETPEIAGPGFINLRLKNAALAASLGSIPSAPAAGDDRLGIDAVDAARKQTVVVDYSSPNVAKQMHVGHLRTTAIGDVFARVLSFQGHDVVRQNHLGDWGTQFGMVILGMWHAAMARHRGEAPGYLPRAIAELRTAIGSGGEAKLAYLKNVAERSKADYEADQDGKRIFEPFLHDCRAQALLTLVDIEAGYLYLNTLTKEAAGTEFAAVLKDPRDVAQMMQRGGQQDAQERLAREIAIEITLRDCNAVYQKLGVLLSDGDVCGESFYEPLLAGVMDEVVASLQSADGQTGALRAVCRRDQGALCVFLTKPDGSPAFKGPQGDPLPMIIQKSDGATLYATTDLAGVLYRIAHPKRNPVRLRTPALADTLTRPPFRGGLGADRAIYVVGAPQKLHFDMLFPTAHAMGWTHRPQGDVRLEHVAFGSVLGSDKKMLRTRSGDSVKLKDLLEEAVQRAEALVRQSESDPDRKRGFSEAEIRDIAETIGVGSVKYADLCQNRNTDYLFSWDKMMALQGNTAPYMLYACARIRSIHRKAVETRAEVPANTALRLEHAAERALALRILQLAEVVDAVGETLLPNILCDYLFDLAGRFMSFYESCPVLQAEDDATFASRLRLCELTHRALTTGLGLLGIRTLERM